TGCCCAAAGGGCGCCTAGAGGCCCGACAGCGCTTCGCAGACCCGCGCCACCTGTTCATCCGTCAGCTCGGGATACATCGGGAGGCTGAACACCTCCTCCGCGACGCGGGCGGTCTCGGCGCAATTGGCGGGGCCGAGCGGCACGCGGCCGGCATAGGCGGGCTGGCTGTGCACCGGCATGGGGTAGTGGATGCCCGTGCCGATGCCGCGCGCCTTGAGCGAGAACATGAACTCGTCCCGCTTCGGGTGGCGCAGCACATAAAGGTGAAACACGTGATGCGCGCCTGGCCGCCGCGCGGGCGGCGTCAGCGCCGTGCCGGCCAGCGCCGCGTCATAGGCGGCGGCGATCTGGCGGCGGCGGTCATTCTGCCGGTCCAGGTGCTGCAGCTTCACGCGCAGGATCGCGGCCTGCACCTCGTCCAGCCGGGAATTCACGCCCTGAAGGTCGCTGATGTAGCGGCGCTTCCAGCCATATTGGCGGATCGCGCCGATGCGCGCCGCGAGTTCCCGGTCCGGCGTGGCGAGGATGCCGCCATCACCCAGCGCACCCAGGTTCTTGGTGGGATAGAGGCTGAAGGCCGCCGCATGGCCGATGGTGCCGAGCTTCGCGCCGCCCAGCATCGCGCCATGGCATTGCGCGCAATCCTCGATGAGGAAGACGCCCGCCTCGTCGCAGGCGGCCTTGATCGGCCCGAGATCCACCGCTTGACCGTAGATGTGGACGGGGATCACGGCGCGGATCGGCGGCAGGCCGGGCGGCGGGTCGGCCAGGACGGAGGCCAGCTCATCCGGGTCCATGGTGTAGGTGTCGGGGTCGATGTCGAGCAGCAGGGGCGTGGCGCCCACCATCTCGATGGCGGCGACGGTGGCGACGGCGGTGTGGCTGACCGTGACGACGGTGCTGCCCTCACCGATGCCCATGCCGCGCAGGATCAGCATGATGGCATCCGTGCCGTTGGCGCAGCCCACGGCGTGCATGGTGGGCGCGCCCGGCTGGTCGC
This region of Sediminicoccus rosea genomic DNA includes:
- a CDS encoding DegT/DnrJ/EryC1/StrS family aminotransferase yields the protein MNASPAILPFADPGAGYRALQPEIDAAVARALASGWYILGREGEAFEAEFAAWLGDQPGAPTMHAVGCANGTDAIMLILRGMGIGEGSTVVTVSHTAVATVAAIEMVGATPLLLDIDPDTYTMDPDELASVLADPPPGLPPIRAVIPVHIYGQAVDLGPIKAACDEAGVFLIEDCAQCHGAMLGGAKLGTIGHAAAFSLYPTKNLGALGDGGILATPDRELAARIGAIRQYGWKRRYISDLQGVNSRLDEVQAAILRVKLQHLDRQNDRRRQIAAAYDAALAGTALTPPARRPGAHHVFHLYVLRHPKRDEFMFSLKARGIGTGIHYPMPVHSQPAYAGRVPLGPANCAETARVAEEVFSLPMYPELTDEQVARVCEALSGL